Genomic DNA from Sardina pilchardus chromosome 4, fSarPil1.1, whole genome shotgun sequence:
ACTTTTTTGTAAATCGCTCTGGATTAAAGCGTCTACTGAATGAATTCATCTGACTGCAATGTAGTATTGAACCTGGTGACAGGAGCTTTTCTTTAAGACAAAAGCAGTTTTctcttccctccccccccccccaaaaaaaaaagtttccaaaTGCAAATAGTCTAAATGTAGCAATGTTTGAGTCATAATTTTTCTTAACACACAATTGAGAAATGACAAAAGGTTACTTAAAATAAGAATCCATGGATATGGTGCTATCGTCATGCATCCAATCATGACAATGTTTGGCCGTGCATATATTGAACTGGATTGCCGTTTTGAAGCCCAGGCAGCATATTTGTTTTGTCTGGCCATGGGTGCTTTAATGGACATAGTCCCTCATGGTGCAGGGCAAATCGGTACTTTATGGGCAAGCTGGTGACAGACTATTGTTACCATCTGCTCTGTAAAATGTATTTTCTCCTAATCTTTTCCGACCATTTTATCTTTAATTCTTTTGTAGCACCAAGTCCAAATAAAATGGCAGGGAATTGTTTTCCCACACTTCAAAAAGATAGAGCAAAACACTCACACTTGATCTGTGACCAAGCACGCCACTGCTCAGTGCACTTCAAAGCTCGGTCATCTTCCCATTGTGATCTTTGTTGTGATTCGTGATGTATGATCTTCTCGGCTGCCTCCCTCTTGGAGTCTCTCCTGCTGACTCTTTTGAGTTTGACTCCACAATACCATCTCCACAACCAAAAGGCTATTTGCTCAGACTACCTAAGCTCAACATTATTTGCtttccagcaaaaacaaccCAAGAATATTTAAGTCTTTTTTTCCAAATGCCCCTTTTAGCATGCTTCTTCATGCATCTTTTCGGGGTGCACTAGCATCAAGtaccttgacttgacttgttcaAAAACCAGTTTGGCACAGAAAGAGTTTTAAACTCTGGCACTCgatgtgtgtgtcattcaaACGGTGAACGTTTCACTTTGACCTTCCTTCCAGACGTTTTGACTGTATCTTCATTTTTTCACAGCAGGAAATGCTTTTCCCTCTGGTAGACAGAGCGGTTATTCAGTGCCACCAGTAAGGAGCTGTAAGTTCTGTTCTGTCGGCTTTCTGCTGAGGGTGCTCTGCATTTCTAAATGCATGACGGTTTAATTACATACCATCAGAGCCAATATGCAGGGGAGCTCCAATTTATCACAAAACAAGcaacatcacacaattaacttccccccccccctcttagaAATGGTCACATGTTAAGCCAACATGGTTTCCAACTCAATTGCTTACTCAGTGGGTCCTACTCTATGCTCACAAGGCAGCAGCTGGGTGCTTGCATTCTCAACTGTCCTATTCCGCTAACATCCATAATTAAAGTTAAAATTTCACCAGTTCATCAATTTCTCCAGTGTTTTTAGATGAAGATGATAAGAAAATGAGGGGCATGCAATGTTATTATGTGTGTTGTCTATTGTGGGTGTAGTTTTCATCATAAAAACAGAACCAGAATCCAAAATGTCCTCCAAAGACTCTCCCAAACAGCACCCGCAAACTAGGCAGctggaagagcagagagagagaaataactgTACTGCAGGATGGAATTACTATAGGACTGGTAACTATTAGCCAATAAGCTAATAATCCAAATGCAATTATCTTGGTTTGGATTGCTTGAGAGGCGAGTGGGAAgagttttcttttatttttttaaacatatatttatttattattttacaagTTCCCCTGTACTTCTGCTCAGGTTACCCAAGATACCAAACCCAGGAGATTTCCTATTACCACAGCTACAGTGGTGGCTGGTCCGAGAGATGTGGTATACCTGAATTGTGTGCATGGGATTGACTCCTCTTGCTTCTACTCACCATTGATACAGCCCAGCACTGAGACCCTACAGCAGACCCTAGTCCAGCCAAAGCCCCCCTTGTTAGTGGTGGTAAAATTTAGGAGTTAGCCCAGTTATAGCAGATGCTAATATGCTTTCTAATCTGACTCTGCTCTGACAAGCTAATCCTAGCTTGTTTTGGGATGCATGTTTGGACACTGGCCACTTTCCAAGAAAGGGTGTTTGAGTAGATCACTGGTATGGCTATTGATGCAAAAGAGGACGGCAGCCACTAACCCTGCCAGGATGCATATTATCCATGTTCTTTCATCTCTGTCAGGTTTACCTCTGCCCTTTTTTTTCCCAGTGTCGGCAACTTGGCAGCCAGAGTGCCTTGGCTGTACCTTTTGTACTCGTTGGACCTGTTTTGAATTAAATTAGTTGATCAGAGAAGGTCTAGAAATCAATCTGGATGCTTGCCCAGAGTTTGCTCCAGGcgggcaaaaaaacaaacaaacaaaaaaaacaggcccCTGTCAACAAGCACACATACCAGGCTGAACCAATCAAACCAGGAGGAAATCATTGCTCGTTGTCTAGAACTCATCAATTCCTGATTGTTAGCTGTGTGTCATTGTGGAGTGTCCAATATCACTGTGAATGAAGCGATGGAATTTTGACCAGCAACGAGCCAGATACTGTACCCACATGCCAAATGGTGTTGGGCACCCAGTTTTGGAACAGAGGAGTGAAGGCTGCTGCCCAGTACTAACGTTGGGACTGGTTTGAATGGAACAGTGTCGTGCTTTGACCTGAGGGAACTGAACGAGCGCCCAGTGTTTTGATGttcttgtctctcctctctcaagtCCAGAAGCATGTCAGACATAGAGATTTGTGAGCTGCTTTGTCTGTCTAGTTTTTGttgatgttaaaaaaaaagcttgtttGAATTGATACATCTTAGCTGTTTAGCTTTCAATTCTGTGGCCCAGACAGGCCCAGTTTATGAGGTACTTGCACAGTGATTATCGGTTGCACAGAATGAGTGTTTCTACACTTAAGAGAGGAGGCTGTGGTGTGAGATGAAGTGAAGCTTGGTCTACTCTGGACAGGGTAATATCTACCACTCAGAGCTAAGGAATGGATTTGGCTATTGAGACCTCTTGCGTACCTTTTCCCATGCTATTGCTTCCTGTTGTTGAAGTAATTGGCCCTTGGCTGTGTTTGTCAGAGTGCTGGTCTGGTGCtggtctctgcatgtgtgttgaaTGCATTTGCGGGTGCTTGCATTGTGAAGCATCCCTTACAGACCAGATAGTACTAGGTTGGACTCGtcacctgggtgtgtgtgtgtgtgtgtcccctccaGTCTCCCAGGCCTATACTGACAGCAGTGTGATGATGGACGGAAATGACGACACTTCAAGTGTCTTCAGCTGGGCTGACCGCTGTGGTAAATGTCCTGGGGTTGCACAGTTGCACGACTTGATTTACTCTCAGTCTTTGCCCTCACTGTCCTCcagcgctctctctgtgtgacatTTGTTTTGAGCCGAATGAGCACACATACGTACGTACGCCCTATCCTGGTTTACGAGGGGGAAAACGCAGTACTTTTCCCCCTGAGAGAGTAGTGGCTTGGTGTGCATGTCATTGTGGCAGTCACGAGTGTAGATGGCCCCTGTGCTGTAATGGCCTTCTGCGGCTGACCAGTGTTCTGGTGCAACATGTTCCAGTGGGTGAACGTCACTGCAAAGCTCTTTGTCTCGGCACATTTGgccataattgtgtgtgtgtttgtgtgtgtgtgtagaccaagCTATATTCGGAGTGCCAACTCTGGTTCTCAAAAGTAAAGTGgtatttctttttgttttgttagttttttcccccccagttgctatctctcctctcactgcaCGGGGGcagatttctctctcactcggcCTGCTTAAGCCTAACACAGCTATGGCCCCTAAACCCCCCCCTGCTCTCTACATATGCCCATATTCTTGTTTCAGATGAATAAAACAGAAATGTCATGATCACAAAAACAACCACCCAAAATCTTGTCAGAGCCCAAATCAAGTTTTAACGTAAATATCTGGGCTTGGAAGCTTCCCCCTGTGATTTGTGATGGTGGTCAGTGGGGGGGAGTTagttccctcctcctcctcctctcctcatctgacCTCGCCGCCTCCTCTCCGCAGATTCCCCAGGATGGGACGGTGGGCGCAGCAACGGCTTTGTGAATGGCTACCATGACAACCGGATGAATGGCGGCGGCAACAACTTTGGGCGTGGCCCACCTCGTAACGACGGAAGGGGAGGCGGACGTGGCGGTTTCCGTGGAAACCGTGGCGGCACCTTCACGCAGCCCATGCACAATGCAGGTGTGGACAACTTTTGtctttctgtattttttttcttcttttttttaacaaaccAATGCACTCCATATGCAAGAGTATGTCTAAAGCATTATGTATTTAAAAAAGGGATAGAGTGATTCTAGCCAACACCTCTTCTGCTAATCATGTGGAGAAAAAAGTGTATCCAAACTTTTGTTCGTACTGCCATTTCTTTTGAAGTACCTTATGGATATGAAAACAAAGATGGCGGCTGGAACGCTGGGGTCAACAGGGATGCCTACAGTAGCTTTGGGGCACGGGCCGACCGTGGCAAATCCGCTTTCTTTAACGACAGAGGCACCGGGTCCAGAGGAAGGTATGAGAACAAATCGCTTCAAACAAGGTTTCTTTATCTTCAAAATCTGAATGTATAGCATTTTACGTATTTGCAGCATACACAGTTGTGCAGGCCTACAAAGCAAGCAGAGCACTGCATGTTTCTGAGTGTCTGCGATGTGCCGCTTGGGTTGATGGGTGCGATGCGCTTGGTGTCCCTTGTAGGTACGAGCGCGGGGGCTTCACTGCCGGAGGGAACAGCCGCTGGGTGGAGGAATCCAGAGATGAAGAGGACTGGTCCAAACCCACCCCTCCCAACGAGCGCCTGGAACAGTGAGTCACTCACCCACCATCATCTTACCCTTCAAGCAACTTTAGATCATGGGAATGACCCCGAGGGTCTAAGCCTGGAGATATATAGATGTAGCTATTGCAGTTTTGGTTTCTCATGGTGCTATTATCGTTTTTTTTTACTCAcacgttctttctctctccctcattctgtctctcgTCTCATTCTGCTCTCAGTGAGCTGTTCGCTGCCAGCAACACGGGGATTAACTTTGAGAAGTATGACGACATTCCTGTGGAAGCCACTGGCTCCAGTTCCCCTCCTCACATCGAGAGCGTAAGTCCTAGTCCCGCCTCACCTCCATTCCTGCTGCTCTGGGCCCCCGTGACGTTGCACAGACGAGTTAGTCATAGCGGAAATGTTTCTAAATGCCTACACTAAATGGTGTGAAGGAGTACACAGTTGGATTGCAGTCATTATCTTCGCTTGCCTTGTCTGCCTGTTAAAGTAAAACCTCTTCCCTCTGTAGATGTGAAGTTCAGTTGGTACTCCATATTAGTGTTTGTTATAATTTCCAATGAATGTCTCCAAGTATGGGTGGTAACATGGAATCTCATTACTGACTGGCATTTTACAGCATAAACGTTTGTCAAATGTTAACTTCTGAACGCGTGTCCATCTTCCTCAGTTCCATGATGTGGACATGGGGGAGATCATCATGGGCAACATCGCTCTGAGCCGCTACACGCGGCCCACCCCAGTACAGAAGTATGCTATCCCCATCATCAAGGCCAAGAGAGACCTGATGGCCTGCGCTCAGACAGGTAGGCAGGTCTGCTAGGGATGCCACCACAAGCCACgcgtcgacacacacacacaaaatgcaatgcATCATGGGACATTGGATGTTTTAAGCTTTTAGAGTGCTCTTGCAGCCTCCAACACATCGTTCATAATGACCATATTTGCATGATCACCTACAGTGTCAGCTAGtaaaactactactactactactactactactagtagtAGTAAAACTGCAGTACTTGCCACAACTCAGTGTCGCCCCTTCATTCTTCCTTCTCTAACGTGGGTCTGCTCTGTGTTCCCAGGCTCTGGGAAGACTGCAGCCTTCCTGCTGCCCATCCTCAGCCAGATCTACATGGAGGGCCCTGGAGAGGCCCTGCAGGCTGCCAAGAACAGTGGACAGGTACGGGCAGCTCTGGCACGGCACACTGGCATCTTGAACTGAaggctttttgttttttaatccaGAGGCTGGCAGTTGACTAATGCCACTCTCAGATATTCAAACATTGAATAAATCAGAACCATGCTGCCGTCCTCGAACATTGGCAGCCTTGTGTGTTGAGAGCAAGCAAAATGTCTGTTGCATATTAGAATGTCAAAAACAGCATTCTAGATTAATATGATATCATTTGAGTTAATATAATTTAATTGTTTAATATTGAACAGAAAGCTTATAGTCATACAGTGACATAATTCATTGTTGATGAATGCATGATTATTGAatgttgatgttttgtttttttcgtcTGCAGGAGAACGGGAAATATGGCCGCCGCAAGCAATTCCCTATTTCTCTGGTGCTGGCTCCAACCCGTGAGCTGGCCCTTCAGATCTACGACGAGTCCCGCAAGGTAACGTTGAGCTCTTAGCGCCGGCGCTCGCTCCTGCCTCCCTGCGCCACAGTCTGCCCTGATCTGACGCATGCGcaactccaccccctcccctgccctatcctgcaccccaccccaccccaccccaccccaccccaccactctCCCCTCTCGCTGAGCTGTCCTTTTGTTCTGGGCCTAAAGTACCCGCGTCTGAATGGGCTCTTTTGTGTCTCTGGCAGTTTGCCTACCGCTCCCGCGTGCGCCCGTGCGTGGTGTACGGCGGGGCCGACATCGGCCAGCAGATCCGTGACCTGGAGCGAGgctgccacctgctggtggCCACGCCCGGGCGCCTGGTGGACATGATGGAGAGGGGCAAGATCGGTCTCGACTACTGCAAGTaagtgtacacacgcacacacgcacacacacgcgcacacacacacacacacacacactcagactaaAGGTCACGCATTAAAAATAAAGCCCATCTATTGGACACTCTTATCCTACATCCGCTGCCAGTTGTATGCTTACTGAAGTCAGATTGAGGACTGGCTGTTTGAACTTTGCGTCGGGAGCTGGGGGGAAATCTGGGCCACTTTTTGAGCATTCACAGCCAACCTTCCAATGTAGATGGGGCTACAGTGGCAGTTTGCCTGTTACTGAGTACTCGCTGTTGGATTTCCAAccccctctcacactcactcacacacacataccattccAGATCAAGTTTGTTTGAAAATCCGTGTCTTAGCATTTGCCCTAGATTCGCCCACCGGCATTTGGATTAAAATGAGCAGAATAATAAAAGATTTGTTCTGATGTTGCACAAATGGCCTAATTGGTGTAGATTTTAGTTTTCATTCTTTTGACAAAATGCCAGTTATTACAGCAAGGCCACGATTCaggtagcctggtcctaaccatcccataatactaccatttcatttcgtattatggtctggcatttctttgctctgaagcgcttgcaggaagcgggaagtaacgcccagttctggtttgaattgattggacagctctcacccaatcggcgatagttactcataacaacatagcgcaggcgtttaacgtcatcgtcacgagcgccctccccctttcgcccccaccaacccgtctcttcgtttattggctgctttctggagggggggcgttctgagcagaatgctccacagaggagcacggccagactcgtagtggaggcaatccttggccggaagtacgtggatggctcgcgaggctacgATTCAGGCTCTGTCTCCCCTTGTTTGTGTACAATGCCAAGTTGCTTAACTTCTCCCTCCCACTTCTCTGCTGTGCAGTTACCTGGTGCTGGACGAGGCTGACCGCATGCTGGACATGGGCTTTGAGCCCCAGATCCGCCGCATCGTGGAGCAGGACACCATGCCCCCCAAAGGGGTCCGCCACACCATGATGTTCAGCGCCACCTTCCCCAAGGAGATCCAGGTACGCGGCTGACCCCTGCTGTCCGCCCTGGCACAGCGAAGGTGCCGTGCTGATGACCCAGATGTTACGCACCAGCGTGGTGCCTGGAGTCAAAGGCTAAGagaatggtgatgatgatggagcTGAGCTATGAACATGGAGTCTGTTTACCGTAAAACCTTGATTAGAAGCCCACACTAGCAGCTAGCACTAGCACAGCAGGCCCCCTCTTGCTGGTGGCCATAAAAAAGATCGGCTGATGAAAATCAAATAGTTTTTCATAAAAGATGAATCCAAGTTGTGAATATTGTTATATGAAGTCAATTGCTTACGGTCTTAAAACTTTGTTCCTCAAATGAAGACACTCTCTCAGACCTAGTTCAAATGGATGATTCGTAGTTTGTTATTGGACACCATTTTTATTGGATACTTTTTTATACAACTaggcagatgttttttttttttttaaaagattattttttgggctttttatgccttttatttggacaggacagtagagagaacgacaggaagtgagtgggagagagagtcggggtgggatctggaaaggaccacggggcgggaatcgaacccgggtcgccagcgtacggtgcaggtgccccagccagttgcgccactgccggggccggcagatgttttttttgaTAGTATTTCCCTTCTTTGTTCAGCAAAAGTTTTGTATGAAAGGGTTTAAAGACCTGGCCCATATAGACGCCTGTCTGAGGCACATAAAGTCTTGGGCTTTTAACCAATGTTTTACAGTATTCTTGCAGTGCTTAAAGTGTTTAGGCACTGTGCCTGAATTTGCAGCGTGAGCCGTCACATTTAAGATTTGAAAATAGGCAATACGACTAAAGTATATATGACGTCCTCATGAATGTTTGATAACTTCAGGCACAGACATTGCCCTTGCTTTAAGCCCTGCTCCTGGCTTTATTGGCAAAAGGGAGGTTTTGGTCCTTTCGTCAGGCACCTTTGTACTTAATCTTGAGCATTTATGCTTTGGTCTCTGCAGAGTGCCTTGAGGCAGTTTTGGTGATGCCTAAATAATActtaatatatgtatgtgtaggaCGGCAACGAACGATTAGTCGATTAATCTGTCGATTtaatcaatgtatgtgtgtatgtactgtatgtagctacCTGTTctcagcacccagagcaacacAGCCCTACAGCCCTCTTTACACATGTGCGTGCATTTGCTTTTCAGATCCTTGCCCGGGACTT
This window encodes:
- the ddx3xa gene encoding DEAD-box helicase 3 X-linked a isoform X4; amino-acid sequence: MSHVVVDNSHGLEQQLAVLDLNSADVQGGGTGSKWRYIPPHLRNKEASKNGYPRYQTQEISYYHSYSGGWSERCVSQAYTDSSVMMDGNDDTSSVFSWADRCDSPGWDGGRSNGFVNGYHDNRMNGGGNNFGRGPPRNDGRGGGRGGFRGNRGGTFTQPMHNAVPYGYENKDGGWNAGVNRDAYSSFGARADRGKSAFFNDRGTGSRGRYERGGFTAGGNSRWVEESRDEEDWSKPTPPNERLEHELFAASNTGINFEKYDDIPVEATGSSSPPHIESFHDVDMGEIIMGNIALSRYTRPTPVQKYAIPIIKAKRDLMACAQTGSGKTAAFLLPILSQIYMEGPGEALQAAKNSGQENGKYGRRKQFPISLVLAPTRELALQIYDESRKFAYRSRVRPCVVYGGADIGQQIRDLERGCHLLVATPGRLVDMMERGKIGLDYCNYLVLDEADRMLDMGFEPQIRRIVEQDTMPPKGVRHTMMFSATFPKEIQILARDFLEEYIFLAVGRVGSTSENITQKVVWVEESDKRSFLLDLLNATVIPSEVQENAGEAPERPGKDSLTLVFVETKKGADALEDFLYREGYACTSIHGDRSQRDREEALHQFRSGRCPIMVATAVAARGLDISNVKHVINFDLPSDIEEYVHRIGRTGRVGNLGLATSFYNDKNSNITKDLLDILVESKQEVPSWLESLAYEHQHKSSNRGRSKRFSGGFGARDYRQMSGGGNTFGNRGARSAGGHGGNRGFGGNKGGFGSFGNDGYGGSYGGSYGGNYNQVDWWGN
- the ddx3xa gene encoding DEAD-box helicase 3 X-linked a isoform X11; this encodes MSHVVVDNSHGLEQQLAVLDLNSADVQGGGTGNLFCPGRYIPPHLRNKEASKNAGNAFPSGRQSGYSVPPVRSYSPGWDGGRSNGFVNGYHDNRMNGGGNNFGRGPPRNDGRGGGRGGFRGNRGGTFTQPMHNAVPYGYENKDGGWNAGVNRDAYSSFGARADRGKSAFFNDRGTGSRGRYERGGFTAGGNSRWVEESRDEEDWSKPTPPNERLEHELFAASNTGINFEKYDDIPVEATGSSSPPHIESFHDVDMGEIIMGNIALSRYTRPTPVQKYAIPIIKAKRDLMACAQTGSGKTAAFLLPILSQIYMEGPGEALQAAKNSGQENGKYGRRKQFPISLVLAPTRELALQIYDESRKFAYRSRVRPCVVYGGADIGQQIRDLERGCHLLVATPGRLVDMMERGKIGLDYCNYLVLDEADRMLDMGFEPQIRRIVEQDTMPPKGVRHTMMFSATFPKEIQILARDFLEEYIFLAVGRVGSTSENITQKVVWVEESDKRSFLLDLLNATGKDSLTLVFVETKKGADALEDFLYREGYACTSIHGDRSQRDREEALHQFRSGRCPIMVATAVAARGLDISNVKHVINFDLPSDIEEYVHRIGRTGRVGNLGLATSFYNDKNSNITKDLLDILVESKQEVPSWLESLAYEHQHKSSNRGRSKRFSGGFGARDYRQMSGGGNTFGNRGARSAGGHGGNRGFGGNKGGFGSFGNDGYGGSYGGSYGGNYNQVDWWGN
- the ddx3xa gene encoding DEAD-box helicase 3 X-linked a isoform X10, which translates into the protein MSHVVVDNSHGLEQQLAVLDLNSADVQGGGTGRRYIPPHLRNKEASKNAGNAFPSGRQSGYSVPPVRSYSPGWDGGRSNGFVNGYHDNRMNGGGNNFGRGPPRNDGRGGGRGGFRGNRGGTFTQPMHNAVPYGYENKDGGWNAGVNRDAYSSFGARADRGKSAFFNDRGTGSRGRYERGGFTAGGNSRWVEESRDEEDWSKPTPPNERLEHELFAASNTGINFEKYDDIPVEATGSSSPPHIESFHDVDMGEIIMGNIALSRYTRPTPVQKYAIPIIKAKRDLMACAQTGSGKTAAFLLPILSQIYMEGPGEALQAAKNSGQENGKYGRRKQFPISLVLAPTRELALQIYDESRKFAYRSRVRPCVVYGGADIGQQIRDLERGCHLLVATPGRLVDMMERGKIGLDYCNYLVLDEADRMLDMGFEPQIRRIVEQDTMPPKGVRHTMMFSATFPKEIQILARDFLEEYIFLAVGRVGSTSENITQKVVWVEESDKRSFLLDLLNATVIPSEVQENAGEAPERPGKDSLTLVFVETKKGADALEDFLYREGYACTSIHGDRSQRDREEALHQFRSGRCPIMVATAVAARGLDISNVKHVINFDLPSDIEEYVHRIGRTGRVGNLGLATSFYNDKNSNITKDLLDILVESKQEVPSWLESLAYEHQHKSSNRGRSKRFSGGFGARDYRQMSGGGNTFGNRGARSAGGHGGNRGFGGNKGGFGSFGNDGYGGSYGGSYGGNYNQVDWWGN
- the ddx3xa gene encoding DEAD-box helicase 3 X-linked a isoform X1 — translated: MSHVVVDNSHGLEQQLAVLDLNSADVQGGGTGSKWRYIPPHLRNKEASKNAGNAFPSGRQSGYSVPPVRSCYPRYQTQEISYYHSYSGGWSERCVSQAYTDSSVMMDGNDDTSSVFSWADRCDSPGWDGGRSNGFVNGYHDNRMNGGGNNFGRGPPRNDGRGGGRGGFRGNRGGTFTQPMHNAVPYGYENKDGGWNAGVNRDAYSSFGARADRGKSAFFNDRGTGSRGRYERGGFTAGGNSRWVEESRDEEDWSKPTPPNERLEHELFAASNTGINFEKYDDIPVEATGSSSPPHIESFHDVDMGEIIMGNIALSRYTRPTPVQKYAIPIIKAKRDLMACAQTGSGKTAAFLLPILSQIYMEGPGEALQAAKNSGQENGKYGRRKQFPISLVLAPTRELALQIYDESRKFAYRSRVRPCVVYGGADIGQQIRDLERGCHLLVATPGRLVDMMERGKIGLDYCNYLVLDEADRMLDMGFEPQIRRIVEQDTMPPKGVRHTMMFSATFPKEIQILARDFLEEYIFLAVGRVGSTSENITQKVVWVEESDKRSFLLDLLNATVIPSEVQENAGEAPERPGKDSLTLVFVETKKGADALEDFLYREGYACTSIHGDRSQRDREEALHQFRSGRCPIMVATAVAARGLDISNVKHVINFDLPSDIEEYVHRIGRTGRVGNLGLATSFYNDKNSNITKDLLDILVESKQEVPSWLESLAYEHQHKSSNRGRSKRFSGGFGARDYRQMSGGGNTFGNRGARSAGGHGGNRGFGGNKGGFGSFGNDGYGGSYGGSYGGNYNQVDWWGN
- the ddx3xa gene encoding DEAD-box helicase 3 X-linked a isoform X8, with the translated sequence MSHVVVDNSHGLEQQLAVLDLNSADVQGGGTGNLFCPGRYIPPHLRNKEASKNAGNAFPSGRQSGYSVPPVRSYSPGWDGGRSNGFVNGYHDNRMNGGGNNFGRGPPRNDGRGGGRGGFRGNRGGTFTQPMHNAVPYGYENKDGGWNAGVNRDAYSSFGARADRGKSAFFNDRGTGSRGRYERGGFTAGGNSRWVEESRDEEDWSKPTPPNERLEHELFAASNTGINFEKYDDIPVEATGSSSPPHIESFHDVDMGEIIMGNIALSRYTRPTPVQKYAIPIIKAKRDLMACAQTGSGKTAAFLLPILSQIYMEGPGEALQAAKNSGQENGKYGRRKQFPISLVLAPTRELALQIYDESRKFAYRSRVRPCVVYGGADIGQQIRDLERGCHLLVATPGRLVDMMERGKIGLDYCNYLVLDEADRMLDMGFEPQIRRIVEQDTMPPKGVRHTMMFSATFPKEIQILARDFLEEYIFLAVGRVGSTSENITQKVVWVEESDKRSFLLDLLNATVIPSEVQENAGEAPERPGKDSLTLVFVETKKGADALEDFLYREGYACTSIHGDRSQRDREEALHQFRSGRCPIMVATAVAARGLDISNVKHVINFDLPSDIEEYVHRIGRTGRVGNLGLATSFYNDKNSNITKDLLDILVESKQEVPSWLESLAYEHQHKSSNRGRSKRFSGGFGARDYRQMSGGGNTFGNRGARSAGGHGGNRGFGGNKGGFGSFGNDGYGGSYGGSYGGNYNQVDWWGN
- the ddx3xa gene encoding DEAD-box helicase 3 X-linked a isoform X2; the protein is MSHVVVDNSHGLEQQLAVLDLNSADVQGGGTGRRYIPPHLRNKEASKNAGNAFPSGRQSGYSVPPVRSCYPRYQTQEISYYHSYSGGWSERCVSQAYTDSSVMMDGNDDTSSVFSWADRCDSPGWDGGRSNGFVNGYHDNRMNGGGNNFGRGPPRNDGRGGGRGGFRGNRGGTFTQPMHNAVPYGYENKDGGWNAGVNRDAYSSFGARADRGKSAFFNDRGTGSRGRYERGGFTAGGNSRWVEESRDEEDWSKPTPPNERLEHELFAASNTGINFEKYDDIPVEATGSSSPPHIESFHDVDMGEIIMGNIALSRYTRPTPVQKYAIPIIKAKRDLMACAQTGSGKTAAFLLPILSQIYMEGPGEALQAAKNSGQENGKYGRRKQFPISLVLAPTRELALQIYDESRKFAYRSRVRPCVVYGGADIGQQIRDLERGCHLLVATPGRLVDMMERGKIGLDYCNYLVLDEADRMLDMGFEPQIRRIVEQDTMPPKGVRHTMMFSATFPKEIQILARDFLEEYIFLAVGRVGSTSENITQKVVWVEESDKRSFLLDLLNATVIPSEVQENAGEAPERPGKDSLTLVFVETKKGADALEDFLYREGYACTSIHGDRSQRDREEALHQFRSGRCPIMVATAVAARGLDISNVKHVINFDLPSDIEEYVHRIGRTGRVGNLGLATSFYNDKNSNITKDLLDILVESKQEVPSWLESLAYEHQHKSSNRGRSKRFSGGFGARDYRQMSGGGNTFGNRGARSAGGHGGNRGFGGNKGGFGSFGNDGYGGSYGGSYGGNYNQVDWWGN
- the ddx3xa gene encoding DEAD-box helicase 3 X-linked a isoform X16, yielding MSHVVVDNSHGLEQQLAVLDLNSADVQGGGTGSKWRYIPPHLRNKEASKNAGNAFPSGRQSGYSVPPVRSCYPRYQTQEISYYHSYSGGWSERCVSQAYTDSSVMMDGNDDTSSVFSWADRCDSPGWDGGRSNGFVNGYHDNRMNGGGNNFGRGPPRNDGRGGGRGGFRGNRGGTFTQPMHNAVPYGYENKDGGWNAGVNRDAYSSFGARADRGKSAFFNDRGTGSRGRYERGGFTAGGNSRWVEESRDEEDWSKPTPPNERLEHELFAASNTGINFEKYDDIPVEATGSSSPPHIESFHDVDMGEIIMGNIALSRYTRPTPVQKYAIPIIKAKRDLMACAQTGSGKTAAFLLPILSQIYMEGPGEALQAAKNSGQENGKYGRRKQFPISLVLAPTRELALQIYDESRKFAYRSRVRPCVVYGGADIGQQIRDLERGCHLLVATPGRLVDMMERGKIGLDYCNYLVLDEADRMLDMGFEPQIRRIVEQDTMPPKGVRHTMMFSATFPKEIQILARDFLEEYIFLAVGRVGSTSENITQKVVWVEESDKRSFLLDLLNATGKDSLTLVFVETKKGADALEDFLYREGYACTSIHGDRSQRDREEALHQFRSGRCPIMVATAVAARGLDISNVKHVINFDLPSDIEEYVHRIGRTGRVGNLGLATSFYNDKNSNITKDLLDILVESKQEVPSWLESLAYEHQHKSSNRGRSKRFSGGFGARDYRQMSGGGNTFGNRGARSAGGHGGNRGFGGNKGGFGSFGNDGYGGSYGGSYGGNYNQVDWWGN